The following coding sequences are from one Crateriforma spongiae window:
- a CDS encoding arsenate reductase ArsC → MTRKNVLFLCTGNSCRSQMAEGWARHFHGDSIQPYSAGIEAHGMNPNAMAVMKEAGVDISSQSSKLADTVKDVPLDLVITVCGHADENCPMFLTKAKTVHVGFDDPPKLAKEAKTEEEALDAYRRVRDEIRDFIQNQLPEKLREV, encoded by the coding sequence ATGACCAGAAAGAACGTCCTTTTCTTGTGCACCGGAAATTCGTGCCGCAGCCAGATGGCCGAAGGCTGGGCGCGACACTTTCACGGTGATTCCATTCAACCGTACTCCGCCGGGATCGAAGCCCACGGGATGAACCCCAACGCGATGGCGGTGATGAAGGAAGCCGGTGTCGACATCAGCAGCCAGTCATCCAAGTTGGCCGACACGGTGAAAGACGTCCCGCTGGACTTGGTGATCACCGTGTGTGGGCACGCCGACGAAAACTGTCCGATGTTTCTGACCAAGGCAAAGACGGTTCACGTCGGCTTCGATGACCCACCCAAGTTGGCCAAAGAAGCCAAGACCGAGGAAGAAGCACTGGACGCCTATCGTCGGGTTCGTGACGAAATCCGTGACTTCATTCAGAATCAGTTGCCCGAAAAGCTTCGCGAAGTCTGA